The genomic DNA AACGTCGGGCCCAATCCGGAAATATAGGTCAATAGGTGCTTGCTTGCCGTATTGACATTCACGCCGACTAAGTTTACACAGCTTTCCACCGTCTGGTCGAGGCTCTTTTTCAGGGCACCCTGCTCGACATCATGCTGGTATTGCCCGACACCGATGCTTTTCGGATCAATCTTGACCAACTCGGCAAGCGGGTCCATCAAGCGACGGCCGATACTGACGGCGCCACGGACCGTCACGTCATATTCGGGAAACTCGTCGCGGGCTATCTTGGATGCGGAATAGATGGATGCTCCGTTCTCACTGACCACGAACACTTGTACTTTGCGATCATAGCGGATATTGGTAATGAACTGTTCCGTCTCGCGGCTTGCTGTCCCGTTCCCGATAGCGATGGCGTATGTGGCTACCAGTTGTGCCACTTTGGCAGCCGCTTTGCTTTTTTCGTTCTGGGGCGGGTGAGGATAGATCGCTTCATTATGTAACAATGCCCCCTGCGCGTCGAGGCAAACCAGTTTACAACCAGTACGATAACCGGGATCGACACCCAACACACGTTTTTGTCCCAATGGCGGAGCCAACAACAACTGGCGCAGGTTTTCGGTAAATACACGGATCGCTTCTTCGTCGGCTTTTGCCTTGCTCAAATTAGCAAATTCGGTTTCGATGGAAGGTTTCAGCAGGCGCTTGAAAGAATCGTCTACAGCTATCGATACTTGGTCGGATGTTTCGCCCCGTCCCTTCACGAAACGGCGTTTCAACCGGTCCAGGCAGCCCGTCGTGTCGGGAGAAATGCTTACACGCAGGATACCTTCCGTTTCACCTCGGCGCAGGGCCAACAGACGATGTGAACTTATACGGTTCAGAGTTTCACTGAATTCGAAATAATCGAGGTATTTAGCGCCCTCTTCCTCTTTTCCTTTGATGACTTTGGACGTGATGACTGCCGTGTGTGAGAAAGAATTCCGGACGACATTGCGGGCCTCTTCGTTCTCATTCACCCATTCAGCGATGATGTCGCGTGCCCCTTGCAACGCTTCTTCAGCGTTCTTCACTTCCCCTTTGATAAAGGCTGCCACGCGGGCTGGCAAGTCTCTTTCGTTTTGCATCATCACGATTCTGGCAAGAGGTTCGAGTCCTTTCTTACGGGCAATTTCCGCTTTGGTGATCCGTTTGGGCTTGTAAGGCAGATAAAGGTCTTCTATTTCGGTACTATCCCACGAATCCTCGATCCTCTTTTTCAGTTCGGGAGTCAGTTTGCCTTGTTCTTCTATGGAGGATAAGATACTTTCTTTTCTCTTCTTCAGTTCGGTCAACTTGTCCAACTGATCTTTGATATTGCCGATCTGAACTTCATCCAGTCCTCCGGTCACCTCTTTGCGGTACCGGCTGATGAAGGGGATTGTCGCTCCTTCTCCCAATAGCCCGA from Parabacteroides merdae ATCC 43184 includes the following:
- a CDS encoding Tex family protein; amino-acid sequence: MVTSFHAQISRILNIPAGQVERTIGLLGEGATIPFISRYRKEVTGGLDEVQIGNIKDQLDKLTELKKRKESILSSIEEQGKLTPELKKRIEDSWDSTEIEDLYLPYKPKRITKAEIARKKGLEPLARIVMMQNERDLPARVAAFIKGEVKNAEEALQGARDIIAEWVNENEEARNVVRNSFSHTAVITSKVIKGKEEEGAKYLDYFEFSETLNRISSHRLLALRRGETEGILRVSISPDTTGCLDRLKRRFVKGRGETSDQVSIAVDDSFKRLLKPSIETEFANLSKAKADEEAIRVFTENLRQLLLAPPLGQKRVLGVDPGYRTGCKLVCLDAQGALLHNEAIYPHPPQNEKSKAAAKVAQLVATYAIAIGNGTASRETEQFITNIRYDRKVQVFVVSENGASIYSASKIARDEFPEYDVTVRGAVSIGRRLMDPLAELVKIDPKSIGVGQYQHDVEQGALKKSLDQTVESCVNLVGVNVNTASKHLLTYISGLGPTLAQNIVDYRTEHGPFQSRRELLKVPRMGEKAFEQSAGFLRIQDGKNPLDNSAVHPESYPIVELMAKDLKCTVTELISNKELKKKLDLKKYVTDKVGMPTLLDIMEELDKPGRDPRQTIQVFSFDPTVKTIEDLKEGQVLPGIVTNITNFGCFVDVGIKENGLVHISELADRFISDPTQVVSIHQHVKVKVLSVDLVRKRVQLSMKGIEETVS